The Megalops cyprinoides isolate fMegCyp1 chromosome 11, fMegCyp1.pri, whole genome shotgun sequence genomic sequence cagaataaaccaACTGTAAACACATAGTAAGAATTCAACTTCAGTTAGTATTCTGAGACTATGTGactaaaattttatttcatggtgCATAGCAAAGTTAAACCCTAACATTTATTCCAAATCACAAATCTGAGCACATGAcggtgtgtgtttttaaaaccagcttaaatataatatgtaaaactaaTTTCCTGATTTCCACACTAGAAGATTCAGGTTTACTAGTCATTCACTACATGTCCACTATCCATTGGCTACAATCTTTAAAACATATATCAACTGTTTTCAGACAATGTGACAATAGGCCATTAAAATTAGTTAACATTCCAGTAGCATTTTCACACAGTCTTAACTGTTGCAGCAACCCCTTACCTGGCCGTCCAGGAAATCCTGGCTCTCCATGTACACCTGGAAGTCCGCTGACTCCTTTCTCACCTGGGTGTCCAGGACTACCTGCAAGAGGAACACAGCTTTGTCACCCTACGGTTGCTgagcacagaaaagcacagagggGGGCATTGTAATGTGTGACTGCTGTGCTATGACAGAGAGGTCACAGAGAGGTCATTGTGCCGTGTGACATGGGTCTTGCCTTGCTGTCCCTCTACCCCCTGGTCTCCCTTTAGTCCCGGTGATCCGGGCATGCCTGGAACACCCATTACACCCTTCTGGCCCTTATCTCCTTGGACCCCTGGGAAACCGGGCTGGCCCACCTGACCCTGTGGGTGGAGAGAGAAATGCATctttatacagtacagtaaatattGATTCATCTGCAGACACCCAGAGGAAAGAAGGCTTACATATTGCACATgagcaggcagacagggagacatATACATATAGACAAATCATACACACAATTGCAGATagcaacacacagacatacacacaagtcaacagatacacacacacataaatacatacagaagtGGCATAGTGGGGTACACTGTAATGAGAGCAGACAGAGGCCTACCTTCTCTCCTGGATGTCCAGGAACCCCAATGCCCGGTAGTCCTGCATCACCCTTCTCTCCCTTCGTGCCGTCAGAGCCAGGGAATCCCGGGTGGCCGGGCGTCCCGATCGTTCCCTTAGCACCTTTTGGTCCAGCCGAACCTGAAGGAACACATCAACACGTGGTCCCATGAGCTGAGTGGGAAGTTACATATTCACAGAGAGAAAGCCTCTGGTAGCATGAGTCCTTGGTGTTTCCACTGTGGGCGACACAACACGGTGGCTCTGAGAACCAAAATACAGTAGTCTGCATAATGCATTGCTATGACCACCCTACCTGGTAGCCCCATTTCTCCAATACTGCCTTTCGGTCCAGGTGATCCAACACTTCCTGGCTCTCCAGGTACACCAGTGTCACCTTTCGACCCTGGGAAAGATGTCCAAACGGAGTCATGTGATTGCTCAGTTACACGCAGAGTAGCTCAGTATTTAAATTGCACGTGGTCACATGACAACTTATAAGCATTCAGGTGGGTTACCTGGCTGTCCGGGTGCACCTGGCTCTCCGTCTTTTCCAGGCATTCCTGGTGATCCAGGCAGTCCCAGGTGTCCTTTTTCTCCAGTTGGTCCAGGATCACCTGCAACACAAAGTGtgaacagtgacattttttatCAGTGGCCAtcattgtgtatttattatttatattaaccATTATCAATGTAATTTAACAAACGGTGAAAACTCTTCCTCATAGGCATCCTGGAATGgtgtaaaaaaatgcaataacctGAACATTATATGTCATTACAGGTCGCATGACCTGTCTCTGGAGTTACTTTCTTGGCCTTACTACAGGTAGAGAGAATGTGTCAGCCCTTAATTAGGTAGAACTTCATTGTGTGTCACTGCCGTACATTATCTGTATCCACTGAACTGGTATCTCAGCTTCATGCCTGTCTTGTCTCAAGCATTCGTATCTCTGTTTCTTGGACTGAATCACTGTTaccctcctctctttcataTCTCTGTCCCCTGGACTGAatccctctcaccctcctctctcttgcaCATCTGTCCagcctctgtctttcttctcaTGCGTACCTCTGTCCCCAATGTcgcccttctctcccttcataTGCTCCATGTCCACGTCGGTCATGTTCCCAGGAGGTCCCTGCAGACCTTGCTCTCCACGCTCTCCTTTGGGCCCTGGCTCTCCAGAGTCTCCCTTCAGTCCTATTTCACCAGATTGACCTGGTACAAAGAAGACAGACTGTGACTATGGTGCAGGATTGATATCACAGCATGAGACTGATATCactgaacaaaaaacatgtcagaACAAGATCATTATCAACTctaaataaatcattcattctgtcattttgatgTCACTCCTCACAATTACAGTcatgatataaaaaaaacagtgtaacaCAATGTGTGTTATGTCTGTGAACTGCCATGCAGTCCACCACAGGACTCAGCCTGTTTTGCTAGCACTGATAGTGATAGCATAGCTTTGCTTTACACCACCCACCTTCTGTTCAGAGGTCCCATTTCACAGACACGCAGTGGGGGTCCCACTCACCTCTTTGGCCAGGTAGGCCAGGGGTGCCAGGGGTGCCCTGATATCCAGGTACACCTGGTGTTCCCATGACGCCCATTTCTCCTTTTGGACCTGGAAATGGCATGTGTAACGTGTGACCAAGAATGTTATTCACATGTTTAGCGTAGTCACCTCAGagctacagacagacactgtaTGTTTTGGGCATGCTCACATTTATACTGttgaatacattttgacatGGGTCATGTTAACAGAGTTTCAGTGAAGTATAGCCATCAAGAGGACTGGCCTTGTACCCCAGGGGAATTTTGCTAGTGAATAAGTGCATAAGGTCCTTACAgcttataaataaaaaagctgtataaataggaaatatgtaaatatatgtaaatgagatAACAGTGTTCaccaagcaaataaacacataaatatgcactgtaatgtaatggccTCTATATTACTATGTGATGCGCGTCCCATCAGAACAGACTGTCTGGTCATATTTGTGACCTTATCTGTCATGTGGGTTTGAGGTTTTTGAGGTTTCAGGTTTTCCTGTCAGAGGAATGCATTTCCTGTTAAGGGATCCATTTTCTGTGGGCAGGAGCTCACCTGGCTCGCCTGGGAATCCATCTCTTCCGGGAGGACCTGGTCTACCTGGCAACCCCTTTGTTCCCACGATTCCAGGGAACCCTGCgtcccccttctccccctgaGGGCCGGGCATGTCCAAACCTGGGGGTCCAGGGTAGCCTTTCTCCCCTTTCACTCCCGCACTTCCTGTCAGACACAAGAGCCATTGCACAGTCAGCACCAGCTCACCCCAGCTAAATGctcacacagctgagctgggCTTAGCTCCAAGAGCAGATATGGAATTCAAATGGTTTACAAACATTATTccaatcatttttaatatgcttACTACAAGAAATTTTTGAACAGctgcactgaagaaaaaagaactTTTCTCTCCCCAGAGAAgcaatctgtattttttatacTTATTGAGGGACTTGTCATTTCACATCCTTCAACATATAGTTTGTGAGTTTTAATTGTGAAGACCTGGAGCAGACTATAGCCTTTACAGGCTGAATGGAATTGAGATTGCAGGGAAGGTAAAGGCAACACTTGTATGAGCATTGCATGAGTGGAGCAAACTCCTGGGTTTCTCAATGCAGCACCAGGCATGAGAGGTTAGAGGGGTAGGCTCACCATAGGGGCCAGGTAATCCAGGGGGACCCATCGGCCCAGGTGCACCGGGCTCGCCCTGTCCTGGGGGCCCGGGGGGCCCCTCGATCCCGTGTGGCCCTGGGGGCCCAGAATCACCTGAGGATGCAGAGGTATGTCAATGCAAGTGAAGCAAAGAGAGCTGTTCCTTTGCACACTCAAGCTACAGAAGCAAAGCAGTCAAAACAATCAGTAAGACAACTCAAGGTTCCCTGGTGTGACTAGAGGTTCTTCCTTCTGCTTTCTGTCAGTGGCCTGTTTCAGAACACCTATGAACAGGCAGTCACAGAGAATTACCATGCTAAGCAATAAGTTTAACTAATAAGAATATCATTCAATAGAGGATTAaatacagagcagagagaggttgTACTGACAGCTCTTGAAAAGAGGGTCATAGGATGGAATCCCTGATGGTGAGATCACTGAATCCATGTATTGTGTACATATGtctatagctgtgtgtgtgtgtgtgtgagggagagagagagggagagagagagagagagaatactgTCCTGTATAATGTAGTTTGGTGAATGAAGACATAGAGGAAAGTTGACACTGCCCAGGAGCCGATGTTGTTTGTCAGAGTGGGTCTGAGTGGATCTCTAAGGGAAGCAGATTACCTTTAATTCCCTGAGCTCCAGGGGGTCCTGTTTGTCCCTCCCCTCCCGGAATGCCAGGAAGCCCCACGCTCCCCTTCTCTCCCGGATACCCGGTGACCCCCTGGGGCCCCATGGAGCCCTTCGGCCCTGGCAACCCTCGTCCTGGCTCACCCTGGAAAACAGCCAGCAAACAAACCATGGAGCAGACAGCAGTGGTCTCTGGGACGAGAGGGCCTGCTCTTAAAGAAACGCATCTCTAATTTGTTGAGGAGCAACAGAAGGATGTTCAATTTACTGTGAGCTATTTGTAATGATCTTGACCCAAAGCATATTCATGGctatgtctgtttttctctcagtgtGCACATCTCTGAAATGAGTggctcatttcatttcacattttcacataagTGTAAGTGCATCCATGCATAAGTTTAGTCCATCATAACACCAGTACTAATccacaactgaaatgaaaccaatTTTCCGtgcagagaaaaaaggaaaaaagccacAAGGTATCTTGATCTCTAATTGCACTCATTCCTTGCAACCACGCGTGCACCTTTTGCCCAGGTGTCCCTGGGCTTCCGGGGAAGCCATTCTGTCCAACTGGTCCTGGTGCTCCCGGTATGCCAGGGGCTCCAGGTATCCCCGAATACCCTGAGGAATAATAACGGCATTGCACCTCACTTTCAAGCACATCAGTTATCTTCTATGTGCAAGAAGAATTTATCTTGAGTGTAAGGAGGGTGACAGGTTTTATGTCTGGGTGGGGTATGATCAGTACCTTTGGGCCCTGGGGAGCCAGGTAGTCCGATTCCTGGGAGGCCTGGGTCACCTTTCGGCCCAGGGAAACCCGGCATGCCAGGATCACCCTGAAGGCCTCGATCACCTGGAGCCAGAGGGATCATCATAGCAGGTTACTGACCTTCAACACCACTGTCTAAAAACTGAGGGAAGTCATGCTAGTAACAGGATTTGATTGCTTTTCTCCTGACTGTGAGGAAACATGAGACAAACAAGAATAATGGCAGACATAGAGTTaagcacaaagacacatacagGTAAgtacacaggcacagagacaagCACACAGGTACAGAGACAGGCACCAATGTATACAGCCAGGTGCAGTTTTTTGGAGTCCCTCCCCAGTCTGTGGCCTTGATGAACACTCTCCATTAAGGATCACTCAGTACCCTGTGTTAGCTGCCTACCTTCAGGCTGACTCATCCACACACCTACAATGTTGCCATGTTACCTGTACAGAAATCCACACCCTCCAGCACTCACCTTGGAGTCCAGGTCGCCCTGTCTCTCCTCGAGGTCCTGGGACACCTTGTGGCCCAGGTGAGCTGACTGCTTTCCCAGGTTCACCTTTAGGTCCTGAGAGCGAGAGACAGGCAGGTGTTACTCACTGACACCCATACAGTTTCTCCAGTTACTCACAATATAACTGAACATGGTGCGGAGCTTCAGGCTGATCTGGGGTCATTATTTTGCACCACAGAGATGAATATGGTACACCTAACCACATCAACGCAAGTCAATCAATAGTCCTCCAGCCTGATGTTGTCCAGAAGGGATCTGATCCGAGCCCCATCTAAGAAGAGAACCCACCTACAGTCCCGGGAGCTCCGGGACGTCCCGGCAGCCCCTGACTGCCTTTTTCGCCGGGTTCCCCGGGACGCCCATATCCCGGGAGACCGGGGGGACCCCTCTCTCCTGGAAGTCCAATCTGTCCTGGCTCCCCGTCTCGACCCTGGTCTCCCTTAATGCCCACAGTCGCCTGTAAGATAGAAGAAACATGACCATCATTTAGACTGGTTCAAGTGTAACTTGTGTAACACTGTAAGTCCCCAGGGCACCATAAGCACTGGCCCTCTTTCCTGCACCAGTTTTTCAACCACATGTTAAATTTCCACTTCTTGCTTTATTGTATTTTCAGAGACAGGAAGTCAACATACAGAGAAATTTCTCCCGCTTGCTCCTTTGAGGTACCAATACCTCGAGCTgtagaaacatttattttgaataggTCTCTCTTTCATCTACAAGCTATTATGAAGAAGTCaagacagtaaaaacaaacaaactaacCAATTTAAGCAATATCAACAGCTAGGTGAGCGTAGCTAGCCACATGTGTAATGTTTGTAAACATTAAATGTGGGGCAATGTtgatgtgtatttatgtaaaatttACATGTTGTTATAACCAATGTGTGATTCTCCCTTACAGATTAAAATTTACCACTAGGAGAGCACcattaatgtttcaaaacaggTGATGATAGGAGTCCAGAGCCATGTAAACATAATCCACACCACAGTGGTGGAtagagacagaaacagatgaTGTTGTACAGTGATACTTGGATAATTTATGGTCACTCACTGGTTCTCCTTTGGGTCCCGGCTGGCCTGGTAACCCATCCCTGCCTGGGAGCCCATCCAGACCTGGCAGCCCACTGCTGCCAGCTCTGCCAGGGCTACCCTTCTCCCCTTTCAGGCCAGGCGCTGCGTAGATGTCACCCGGCTCCCCGATAGCTCCTGGGGCACCCATCAACCCTGGAGATCCTCTGCTGCCCTGGAGTTGAGAGCAGGAATGTAATTAGGGAGGAAAGATCCTTGATGCTGTCAGATCTAGATTGGGAGCTGTTGGTGTCAGTGCAATGTTCAACAGTTCCAGTCATGATTACAAGAGCGcgctgtcacactgtcacatggTCCACGGTCAAATAAGGAGCTCATGTTCACTCACTGGGTCACCAGGAGAACCAGGGAACCCCGGAAGACCCTTCTCTCCTTTACTGCCTGCTGGGCCAGGGAAACCTgccacccaaaacacacagcaaagtgACCACACGGTAAAATGAACAAGTGACCACAAGCTATAATGTGTGCACTCACCTTCACAGAAAGCAAAGTACCACAAAATCACATTAATggagtcacagaaaaaaaacacactgtcatCACCTCATGGAACATCTATATTATGTGTGCTTTTAGACATCAAAGTGAATCCTCTGCAAATGGGCACAATCCATACCGCCTACTTCAGTGAGGCAGTAAGACACTGCAGAGAGGCACTGACTTCAACATGTTCTCTAAAGTAGGAGAGAAGCAGCACTCTTCTGCGCTGGAAAATGTGCTCCTATGGAAGAAGCGCTGTCAGTGAGAGCACTACCCCTTTAACACTCACCTTGACTTCCAGCTGGGCCCTGGGGGCCCGGCAGCCCAGGGGGTCCAAAGgcctcacactgcacacaggtGTCTCCTTGGTCACCTAAAAGAGGTGAGGTAAGCTATGACACAGATACTTGCCAGTGTGTTAGCATCATATTTGTAGTTCTCTACCCCTAATGGCCAGATGGAGCTTTTCATGACTTGATAGTTGCAATGAAAtagggaggggaaaaacatgCTATGTATTCAGGCTGCCTCCCACCTTTCTGTCCCTGTTCTCCACTGAGTCCAGGGGGTCCAGGTGGCCCTGGTGGGCCTCGTTCTATGTTGCATTCTCCATCACCTGCAGGAAAAACAACCAGACACCAGTTATTGCTTGTGCCTCTGTGTGATAACTGACAAAACGCAGGGGTGTGTATGCAAACTGTGTGGAGCATAGGACTCGGATGCATCCTTTGTACTATAGAGCTAGAACCAGGCCAGCTCAatatacccctttcccaccgTAGAGGtagaaccaggctggctcattattcccctttcccactgtagaggtagaaccaggctggctcattattcccctttcccactgtagaggtagaaccaggctggctcattattcCCCTTTCCCACAATAGAGGTAGAACCAGACATCCCCTTTGTCAGAGCTGTTGCTTTCAACACCCCCTCTACAAGACCACAAGACTCTTTATTAGTGGGCTAGAGCTCAAATGCAGCGACTGCAGACTGCATCATTGCTATCCTCATGCATACACTCTCCAACTCTGAAAAACGCATACCTGGAGGTCCAGGGGGCCCAGGAGGCCCTGGAAGCCCATCTTTGCCTTTCGGTCCGAGCAGGGATTCTCCATCAGCACCCCTGTCTCCCTTCTGTCCAGACTCTCCCGGGAATCCCCGATCCCCTGGTGGGCCAGGGATGTTCTCTCCTGGAAGAGACCGCAAGGAACAGTGACAGGGATCAGGGATAAGACCATGACATGTATATGACTCTCAGTAACTGAGACACAGGGGACCTTTTCCATTCACAGGTTTTGATGAGCCTTTTCAAATATCCAATGCACCAACCCCTGTTCTCATCTTCCCTCAGTTCCAGTGCTCCATGGCAACCCATACCCTCTCAtgttaattttacatattacacagATCTATAACActattacataaatatacatattaagCACTTGTTCATTGTGTGATTACACCATTTATCACACTTTAGAGATGATGGTTTTGGGTTGAGAACAAGTTCTACCTCTGCCTCAAGTTCTGTGTAAGTATTTATTATCTGTACAGAGTACTGCTTATGGGTTACCTCCTTTATAGGGATCTCTGGAACATATTCCAATCAAAGGGTTTgctgtaatattaaaaattatGTGAACTGACAGCAGCCACTCACCTGGAAGGCCAGGGGCCCCTTGAATCCCAGGGAAACCTGCAGGCCATGATGGCAACAATATAGAACATTAGTGACCTTGCACAGATCACAGATGAATTATGAAGGTTATCAAAACTAAAGAATTACTGTATGCCTAATATCTTGCTTCGAGGAAAAAATAGCCTTGGGACGAAGAAATGAAGGATCACTACACTGTACTGAAATTGAGATTAGCAGCATGTGTGAATTTGGCATTGACGCTGCTGGCTGTGAGGAGAGTGGCACATTTGTATacctttttctccttttaaacCTGGGTATCCACGTGGACCAGGAGGTCCAGGGGGTCCACCCTGTTAAAACCAGTCACATGATCAATCACACAATCTGAGGGCATACATGGTCAGGTCAGACAGTTTCCACAGTAATAAACTGCCAAAAGCAGCATCACACATATGACAGTGCGAAGAAGGTCTTGCTGACACATGCTCACAGAAAACCAATCCctcactgtttttcattgtaaaagATTGTTTTGATCAGTAGAAAAGATTAAACCATTAACTGCATTTTGACAGTGCAGGTAGAAACCAGAATTGCTTTGGGACAGCTGAGGTGAACATAAAAGAGTTGGTGAGAGATCTCTCAGTTGGTGAGAGATGGACGCGCCAATGTACATACATATCCTGGAAGCCCTCggtctcctttttctccctgaaaacaaaacaacaacagttaGCAGATCTTTAATAGCACAGAATATATCTATCATTAATCTGACCTGTGCTTCAGACATGAGGGTGAACTATCAGACAAAGACTTTGTACAGGTATTGCAGCTTTCAATGGAACTTACACATAAGATAGATatatagacagatagataggtagataaAGTTTATAATTACCGGTCGTCCATCGTATCCAGGTGCTCCAGGGAaacctttctctccctgtttaGGTTACAAACATTCATACCATCAGCACATGAGCTATTCAGATATCAGCACACTATATGGATGACCACATAGGAATGACAATTCAGTATCACAGATATAAGGAGCAGTAATAGACCCTACCTTGCTGCCATCCTCTCCATCCTTCCCTGGTTTACCCTGAAATACAGGACAGCTAAAATCAGCCCTCTTAGCAGCTTGCTCATCTAAAGCGTTCAAGCTGGATAGACAGTCATTGTATTTAGACATTATGACATTTCGACAATGCCTGTATTCAGATGTTAACTGAGACAATGCATAACAAAATGAGGTGGATTAACAGATGTGAAAGAGAGGACAGTGCTAATGTATCTACTGTACAGCAGAGACCAAGCTACACAAAAGCGTCATTCACTTACCCTAGGACCTGGTGGACCTATTTCACCTTTGACCCCACTCAGGGAAATCGGACAGTAACCCTGCAGAGAATCACAGGCACACTAAGTCATTCAGGCTGTGACGGGCGCTCTCGTTCTGCATAAACCCCTCTGAGGGGGGATCTGGCCACATATTTCAGATCTTTTATGTAACGGAACAGTGAGAGTCAGTCAAACttgctttttctcctttgtcACCACGCACTCCCGTTTCACCCTACAAAGCAGAAACAAAGACGTTGTCAGATGGCTGAAATGTCCGGTGAGAAATTATCTGAATAACTATTCCAGATTTCCACAAAAGCTCCACACCTGGGGTCCAGGTAGGTAGTGAGTGATAGGGGGTTGCCCCACTTCTTGCAAGGGGGGTCCGGGGGGACCAGGAGGGCCCCTTACTCCTGGGTTTCCCTGTAAGACACAGAATatagggagggggaaaaaacaacataagaGACACAAGTCACACAGCCACAAGAGTTTACAAAACACACTAGTACTGCTTACTGTATGGGACTcaccttttctcccttttcaccTTGGAAAGCTAGTCTGTCACCCTAAAGTCGCcagaaacaacacaacaaccTGTTACATCACTGCTCAGAGGGGCATCTGAGTTTGCTGTGAGTGAATATCTGTCCAGTGGCGCAAATGTTATATTTCAAGTCTTACCGGCTCTCCAGGGGGTCCCGGGGGGCCTGGCAAACCCTGCGGTGTGAggtgggggtgagagaggaCAAAAGATCATTTCTAACAATGCATAACAATACTTTTATGTACTTGCATGTACAATATATGTGCTTGAGACTGTGATTTAGTTAGAATATGGTAGTGATTTGAGAAACCCTAGTTCAAGGATTCTGGGGCTCCAGTTTGTTGCTTGTAATTCCCTACTCACATTACTGGATTGATTATTAGGCTAAATTAACAGAATTCTATTTAAACCGATCTTAAAAATCTGTTGCAAGGTGGCCCTCACACTGATTTTGAATTAGAATGAGACACTCCAAGGTTCTGCTCCACCACAGGAATACATCTGCTCATATATTCTATCAGCTATAAGACCTTCAAAAGCACTAATAAGCATTCATGAAGGCTTTGCGGTAAGGCTGTACCCAATCAGAATCGCATGGCAATGGCACTTAAGACAAAGATGGTGCCATGATAAACTTTAATGCTTGACATAAATGTTCATTAACACTTATGTCCTGCTTATGAAGGTACTGTATTATGTAGCGCTTACATGATGGCATTATGTAGCTTCTTACACAGGACACTTCAAAGAAAGCACAAATTTAAATCACACTTCATAAGcggaaatgagaaatgagaccTTTTTAATTCTCTCccaataaatgtaattacataaagGTTTTCATCTATACATTTGATTTCCAGGAATAATCATTAACATATGGTTCTAGCGCAGAACCAGGGTGGTACAGTCACTCACTCTGTGTCCTTCGGATCCTGGATGTCCAGGTGGGCCCGGGACTCCAGGAGGCCCCTGCGGTCCCTATGGAGGATTCACAGACAAATGTTAGCAGTTAGCCATGAACATTAATAGACAAAGTTTCAGCAGCTAGCTGCAGACTCACCGGCACGCCTGGCAACCCTGCAAAACCTTTTTCGCCTTTCTGTGGGATGAAGCCTCCAATGACACCACCTGGATCACCctggaaaagaaagcaaaacacagATAAGTAACATGTCCAATATAAAATGACAGCCATGACAGAATAGCATGAACACACTGCTAAATAAAATGCCTAAATTTCAGGCCTCTAAGTCCAATCTATTTTACTGCAATTTTCCAACAATCAAAGGacacaaggacaaggacaaaaTAATACCACTGATCAGTACTTAAAATAGTATTGTAAGGTATATGAGAACAGATGAACAACTACAATGGCTATAAACAGTTAACATGGCGTTGCTTTACCTTCATTCCTGGAGTTCCAGGGATACCCTGCAAACGgattttcagaaatattaataACTCTCATTAGCTGAAAAAACTATGACTTTGTAAGATATTGCATCTGTAGCCCTAATGTCAGTAAagttttattactttatttcttAGAGGTAATCATCATTTCTACATTGAGTCTTAAGTTTGCCCTTTGCAGACCTATTTTTGTTTCCAAAGGCCATCCTAAGGGAAGTTGCAGAGCTCAGGATAAGCTGCAGTTCTGAACTAGTTCACCTTAATTAGCTTTAGGTAGAGTCAGTCTGGTGGACTTTTTAATGAGTGACTGAAGTACAGTGGGCAGTCAAAGCTGTCCTGACAAAGGAAGGAGGGGCCTAACTATCTAACAAGTGGCCTGATACAGGACAGGCTTCGCCCATGTTTACATACAGGTGGGCCCTGCAGGCCAGGAAACCCTGGAGCTCCGTCAAAGCCTCGGTCTCCCTGGAAAACAGGAGCAcatggtaaggagtagggcagGAGGAGTAGGAATACCAAGTGTTGTGGCCCGCATCGATGTATCTATATATCTACATGCTAAAAACGCCATTCCAGTTACGGTTAAccacataaatgtaaatcactatagattataatataatacaataagtacaataataaaattatacaattataataatgacaaaaatagcaaaataagTATTATTAGTCTTAAACAACACTACTCTTAATATGATTTGGTTTTGAcaccaaaaaaaatgcaacttcaATATAATATGCAAGACTTGTTCATACTGTCTGTCACTTGTATGTACACATTGTGAGAGTAGGTTTTGTTCCATAGTGAGACATGAGGAACCGGTCAAATGTTCACAGTTGTGCATAATACCTTTGTCCCATTGCATCCTGGGATTCCAGGCGGGCCAGGAGGGCCGTCTTGTCCGGGGATGCCCTTAGAGCaagaaacagaaattaaaatgattctCCTATCAATGCACAATAGGAAGCTCAGCAAACTGAACATGAACTTCATTTCTGTCAGAGATGTTTACAAtatggaaacacacagagacttTTATCCTTTCTACCACTGAGAAATTTGGTGTACATAAGTAATCTGAATAATGTTTCACACATATAATTTTCACCATATTTCTCACCATGTTCTCATTTTTATCAGTTCTTCTCTTTATTCATTTAAGAATAAGAATgtgacatcttttttttattaatttactgtgCAAATTATTTAGTAATTACAC encodes the following:
- the LOC118785934 gene encoding collagen alpha-1(IV) chain-like, producing MQFVNGALLLIFYFGVDTTKAEGCSGSACGKCDCSGVKGEKGERGFPGLQGNMGFPGMQGHEGPPGPMGPKGDHGTPGAPGLKGTRGPPGLAGFPGNPGLPGIPGQDGPPGPPGIPGCNGTKGDRGFDGAPGFPGLQGPPGIPGTPGMKGDPGGVIGGFIPQKGEKGFAGLPGVPGPQGPPGVPGPPGHPGSEGHRGLPGPPGPPGEPGDRLAFQGEKGEKGNPGVRGPPGPPGPPLQEVGQPPITHYLPGPQGETGVRGDKGEKGYCPISLSGVKGEIGPPGPRGKPGKDGEDGSKGEKGFPGAPGYDGRPGEKGDRGLPGYGGPPGPPGPRGYPGLKGEKGFPGIQGAPGLPGENIPGPPGDRGFPGESGQKGDRGADGESLLGPKGKDGLPGPPGPPGPPGDGECNIERGPPGPPGPPGLSGEQGQKGDQGDTCVQCEAFGPPGLPGPQGPAGSQGFPGPAGSKGEKGLPGFPGSPGDPGSRGSPGLMGAPGAIGEPGDIYAAPGLKGEKGSPGRAGSSGLPGLDGLPGRDGLPGQPGPKGEPATVGIKGDQGRDGEPGQIGLPGERGPPGLPGYGRPGEPGEKGSQGLPGRPGAPGTVGPKGEPGKAVSSPGPQGVPGPRGETGRPGLQGDRGLQGDPGMPGFPGPKGDPGLPGIGLPGSPGPKGYSGIPGAPGIPGAPGPVGQNGFPGSPGTPGQKGEPGRGLPGPKGSMGPQGVTGYPGEKGSVGLPGIPGGEGQTGPPGAQGIKGDSGPPGPHGIEGPPGPPGQGEPGAPGPMGPPGLPGPYGSAGVKGEKGYPGPPGLDMPGPQGEKGDAGFPGIVGTKGLPGRPGPPGRDGFPGEPGPKGEMGVMGTPGVPGYQGTPGTPGLPGQRGQSGEIGLKGDSGEPGPKGERGEQGLQGPPGNMTDVDMEHMKGEKGDIGDRGDPGPTGEKGHLGLPGSPGMPGKDGEPGAPGQPGSKGDTGVPGEPGSVGSPGPKGSIGEMGLPGSAGPKGAKGTIGTPGHPGFPGSDGTKGEKGDAGLPGIGVPGHPGEKGQVGQPGFPGVQGDKGQKGVMGVPGMPGSPGLKGDQGVEGQQGSPGHPGEKGVSGLPGVHGEPGFPGRPGEPGLQGPAGPQGEKGEPGVDGIPGSSGERGDPGFPGRGLPGSPGLIGSKGDKGSAGLPGIPGNSGIPGPKGEKGIQGSQGQQGWPGEPGLPGPSMEGPKGEQGVPGTPGDPGAPGAPGPAGVPGSAGAKGEKGDHGFQGSPGPQGYKGERGQPGVPGQTGLPGYNGPKGEMGQQGVPGFQGVKGEIGIFGPKGELGDRGFPGEKGNTGPPGPPGPHTFIKGDIGIPGPQGPQGLKGQQGLIGLKGQQGVTGPSGGKGDEGVPGYHGQPGTKGEPGPVGPSGPRGYPGPPGPDGVPGQVGPPGPSSMDHGFLVTRHSQSVEVPHCPEGTSPIYDGYSLLYVQGNERSHGQDLGTAGSCLRKFSPMPFLFCNINNVCNFASRNDYSYWLTSPEPMPMNMAPITEQNIKPFISRCAVCEAPAMVIAVHSQTIMIPPCPTGWDSLWIGYSFVMHTSAGAEGSGQALASPGSCLEEFRSAPFIECHGRGTCNYYANSYSFWLATIEEDEMFKKPVPTTLKAGSLRTHISRCQVCMKRT